The Scyliorhinus torazame isolate Kashiwa2021f chromosome 17, sScyTor2.1, whole genome shotgun sequence genome includes a window with the following:
- the LOC140394468 gene encoding nucleoside diphosphate kinase A-like, which translates to MICVALTVFSYLFQTVIAGLHERTFLAIKPDGVQRRLVGEIIQRFERKGFKLVGMKIMQASENLLRDHYIELQNRPFFNGLVKYMSSGPLVAMVWQGLDVVKTSRAMLGETNPADSAPGTIRGDFCVEVGRNVIHGSDSVESATREISLWFHPEELICWNDCAGDWIYE; encoded by the exons ATGATCTGTGTGGCGTTGACCGTCTTTTCCTACCTGTTCCAgacgg TAATTGCTGGACTACATGAGCGCACCTTTCTAGCTATCAAGCCAGATGGAGTTCAGCGGCGCCTGGTTGGAGAAATCATACAGAGATTTGAACGGAAGGGATTTAAACTGGTTGGAATGAAAATAATGCAG GCTTCAGAAAACTTGCTGCGAGATCATTACATTGAACTCCAGAACCGCCCTTTCTTTAATGGATTGGTGAAATACATGAGCTCCGGCCCTTTGGTTGCTATG GTATGGCAAGGTCTGGATGTTGTTAAAACCAGTCGGGCCATGCTGGGAGAGACCAATCCTGCAGATTCTGCACCAGGCACCATCAGAGGGGACTTCTGTGTTGAAGTGGGCAG GAATGTAATCCACGGCAGTGATTCGGTGGAAAGTGCCACACGTGAAATCTCACTCTGGTTCCACCCAGAGGAGCTAATCTGCTGGAACGACTGTGCTGGTGACTGGATTTATGAGTAA